A genomic region of Caulobacter vibrioides contains the following coding sequences:
- a CDS encoding ABC1 kinase family protein has product MADDARDPERDRLTGRLSRFAKVGAGLSGAAVSYGANRMFGGDEADARNAKALKAALGGLKGPLMKAAQMFATVPDLLPPEFAKELAELQTNAPAMGWPFVRRRMAAELGADWQARFTSFEHEAAAAASLGQVHRAVAHDGRALAVKLQYPDMQSAVESDLGQLRALIGLVKRMDGALDPSEAIVEIGDRLREELDYAREAKLMALYANFFADRANIRTPSPVPELSTGRLLSMTWLDGQGLLTFKTAPQAVRDRIAALLFEAWWSPMTHLGIIHGDPHLGNYTFAGEGATHLNLLDFGCIRIFPPKFVAGVVRLYRALANDDRAEQVEAYRSWGFQGLSDPLVDALNVWARFIYGPLLDDRVRTVADDVPPGEYGRREAFKVRQALKAVGGVTIPREFVFMDRAAIGLGAAFLHLGASHNWKQLFEASLEGFSEEAVAERQRAALSQVGIQ; this is encoded by the coding sequence ATGGCCGACGACGCCCGCGACCCCGAACGCGACCGGTTGACCGGTCGGCTTTCCCGCTTCGCCAAGGTCGGGGCCGGGCTATCGGGGGCGGCCGTGTCGTACGGCGCCAACCGGATGTTCGGCGGCGACGAAGCCGATGCGCGTAACGCCAAGGCCTTGAAGGCGGCGCTGGGCGGGCTGAAAGGGCCGCTGATGAAGGCGGCCCAGATGTTCGCCACCGTGCCGGACCTGTTGCCGCCCGAGTTCGCCAAGGAACTGGCCGAGCTGCAGACCAACGCTCCGGCCATGGGCTGGCCGTTTGTCCGGCGGCGCATGGCGGCCGAGCTCGGCGCCGACTGGCAGGCGCGGTTTACGAGCTTCGAGCACGAGGCCGCCGCCGCCGCATCGCTCGGCCAGGTGCACCGCGCCGTCGCCCATGACGGTCGCGCCTTGGCGGTGAAGCTGCAGTACCCGGACATGCAGAGCGCTGTCGAAAGCGATCTGGGCCAGCTGCGCGCCTTGATCGGGCTCGTCAAACGCATGGACGGCGCGCTCGACCCGTCCGAGGCCATTGTCGAGATCGGCGATCGCCTGCGCGAGGAGCTGGACTACGCCCGCGAGGCCAAGCTGATGGCGCTCTACGCCAACTTCTTCGCCGATCGCGCCAATATCCGCACCCCCTCGCCGGTCCCGGAGCTCTCGACGGGACGCCTGCTGTCAATGACGTGGCTGGACGGCCAGGGCCTGCTGACCTTCAAGACCGCGCCCCAGGCCGTGCGCGACCGGATCGCCGCCCTGTTGTTTGAGGCGTGGTGGAGCCCCATGACCCACCTGGGGATCATCCATGGGGACCCGCATCTGGGGAACTACACCTTCGCCGGCGAGGGCGCCACGCACCTGAACCTTCTGGACTTCGGCTGCATCCGCATCTTTCCCCCGAAGTTCGTGGCGGGGGTCGTGCGCCTGTACCGCGCGCTGGCCAATGATGATCGCGCCGAACAGGTCGAGGCCTATCGCAGCTGGGGCTTCCAGGGGCTGAGCGATCCCTTGGTGGACGCCCTGAACGTCTGGGCCCGGTTCATCTACGGCCCTCTGCTGGACGACCGGGTTCGCACGGTCGCCGATGACGTTCCTCCCGGCGAGTACGGTCGGCGTGAGGCGTTCAAGGTTCGCCAGGCGCTCAAGGCCGTCGGTGGCGTGACCATCCCGCGCGAGTTCGTGTTCATGGACCGCGCCGCCATCGGCCTCGGCGCGGCGTTCCTGCATCTGGGCGCCAGCCACAACTGGAAGCAATTGTTCGAGGCGTCACTGGAGGGCTTCTCCGAAGAGGCCGTGGCGGAGCGCCAGCGGGCGGCGCTTTCCCAGGTTGGCATACAATAG
- a CDS encoding RNA polymerase sigma factor: MSRDQDNFADWLTPHLPMLHRTARAFAEAPDQHDLLQELTVALWRARSSFRSESAAKTFAHRVAHNAALTWKRGEVRRRLRGVAVEAEMLVRDAGEDPQGPLLERLYAAIRTLSPVERSLVLLSMDGVPYAEIARLHGLSESNVGARLTRLRQRLSTLVKEDADGL; this comes from the coding sequence TTGAGCCGAGACCAAGACAACTTCGCCGACTGGCTGACGCCGCATCTGCCGATGCTGCACCGGACGGCGCGGGCGTTCGCGGAAGCGCCGGATCAGCACGACCTTCTGCAAGAGCTGACCGTGGCGCTATGGAGGGCCCGCTCCAGCTTCCGCTCGGAGAGCGCGGCCAAGACCTTCGCCCACCGCGTGGCCCACAACGCCGCCCTGACCTGGAAGCGAGGCGAGGTCCGCCGACGGCTGCGCGGCGTGGCGGTCGAGGCTGAAATGCTGGTCCGCGACGCTGGCGAGGATCCGCAAGGTCCGCTCCTGGAACGGCTGTATGCGGCGATCCGCACCCTGTCTCCGGTCGAGCGGTCGCTAGTCCTGCTGTCGATGGACGGCGTGCCCTATGCCGAGATCGCACGGCTGCACGGGCTTTCGGAGAGCAACGTCGGCGCGCGGCTGACTCGCCTGCGCCAGCGGCTCTCCACCTTGGTGAAGGAGGACGCCGATGGACTTTGA
- a CDS encoding sigma-54-dependent transcriptional regulator has product MTKTVLVVDDDPTQRRLIQAVLERDGFAVSHAEGGDAAIAHLTSGAAADVILLDLVMPGLNGQDTLKEMRARGFQQPVIVLTASGGVDTVVKAMQAGACDFFIKPASPERITVSIRNALSMGDLKGEVERLTKRAGGKTTFADLIGASPVMTMVKRMGERAAKSAIPVLITGESGVGKELIARAVHGSSDRAGKPFVAVNCGAIPENLVESILFGHEKGSFTGATDKHLGKFKEADGGTLFLDEVGELPLDMQVKLLRALQEGEIDPIGSKRSIKVDVRIVSATNRDLQQAVSAGRFREDLFYRLNVFPIEAPSLRERREDIPALVEAFIRRFNVEEGKRVIGAAPETMQLLTAFDWPGNVRQLENTVYRAIVLADAPYLQPFDFPAISGLAAPIEAVSIAPAPPPAALLQAAHAAMAASVGEAPVRILDDRGHLRTLEEIERDLIQHAIDVYAGHMSEVARRLGIGRSTLYRKVREQGIEVDMKEAG; this is encoded by the coding sequence ATGACCAAAACGGTCCTTGTCGTCGATGACGACCCGACACAACGTCGGTTGATCCAGGCGGTGCTCGAGCGCGACGGGTTCGCGGTCTCGCACGCTGAAGGCGGTGACGCGGCGATCGCACACCTGACGTCGGGCGCAGCCGCGGACGTGATCCTGCTCGACCTCGTCATGCCAGGCCTGAATGGTCAGGACACGCTGAAGGAAATGCGCGCGCGCGGCTTTCAGCAGCCCGTGATCGTGCTGACCGCCAGCGGCGGCGTCGACACCGTGGTCAAGGCAATGCAGGCCGGCGCCTGTGATTTCTTTATCAAGCCCGCCTCGCCCGAGCGGATCACCGTGTCGATCCGCAACGCCCTGTCGATGGGCGACCTCAAGGGCGAGGTCGAGCGGCTGACCAAGCGCGCGGGCGGCAAGACCACCTTCGCGGACCTGATTGGCGCCTCGCCGGTCATGACCATGGTCAAGCGCATGGGCGAACGCGCGGCCAAGAGCGCCATCCCCGTGCTGATCACCGGTGAAAGCGGCGTCGGCAAGGAGCTCATCGCCCGCGCCGTGCACGGCTCATCGGATCGCGCCGGCAAGCCTTTCGTGGCCGTCAACTGCGGCGCGATCCCCGAGAACCTCGTCGAGTCGATCCTGTTCGGCCACGAGAAGGGCTCGTTCACCGGCGCCACCGACAAGCACCTGGGCAAGTTCAAGGAGGCCGACGGCGGCACCCTGTTCCTCGACGAGGTCGGCGAGTTGCCGCTGGACATGCAGGTCAAGCTGCTCCGCGCCCTGCAGGAAGGGGAGATCGATCCGATCGGCTCCAAGCGCTCGATCAAGGTCGATGTCCGCATCGTGTCGGCGACCAACCGCGACCTGCAGCAGGCCGTGTCGGCCGGTCGGTTCCGAGAAGATCTCTTTTACCGCCTGAACGTCTTCCCCATCGAGGCGCCGTCTCTGCGCGAGCGTCGCGAGGACATCCCGGCGCTGGTCGAGGCCTTCATCCGTCGGTTCAATGTCGAGGAAGGCAAGCGCGTCATCGGCGCCGCGCCCGAGACGATGCAACTGCTGACCGCCTTCGATTGGCCCGGCAACGTGCGCCAGCTGGAAAACACGGTCTATCGCGCCATTGTCCTGGCGGACGCGCCCTATCTGCAGCCGTTCGACTTCCCGGCCATCTCGGGCCTGGCTGCGCCGATCGAGGCCGTCTCGATCGCGCCCGCACCGCCGCCGGCGGCCTTGCTGCAGGCGGCCCACGCGGCCATGGCCGCCTCGGTCGGTGAGGCGCCGGTCCGCATTCTCGACGATCGCGGTCATCTGCGGACGCTGGAAGAGATCGAGCGCGACCTCATCCAGCACGCTATCGACGTCTATGCCGGCCATATGAGCGAGGTCGCCCGCCGTCTCGGCATCGGGCGCTCGACCCTGTATCGCAAGGTTCGCGAGCAGGGCATCGAGGTCGACATGAAGGAAGCGGGCTGA
- a CDS encoding aa3-type cytochrome c oxidase subunit IV, producing the protein MAGDYHRGEMDIHEQAATYDAFGKMTKWGSLAIAVLLLFFTLLFCTPAGFIGSGIASVVLLVLGVVLLKEKPAESH; encoded by the coding sequence ATGGCTGGCGACTATCACCGCGGCGAAATGGACATCCACGAGCAAGCTGCCACCTACGACGCGTTCGGCAAGATGACCAAGTGGGGCTCGCTGGCCATCGCGGTCCTGCTGCTGTTCTTCACCCTGCTGTTCTGCACGCCGGCGGGTTTCATTGGTAGCGGTATTGCCTCAGTCGTCCTTCTGGTGCTGGGTGTGGTGCTCCTGAAGGAAAAGCCTGCCGAAAGCCACTGA
- a CDS encoding NAD(P)(+) transhydrogenase (Re/Si-specific) subunit beta, with translation MNANLAAILYIVSGVLFILALRGLSSPVTSQAGNRNGMIGMAIAVGTTLATLWSQGALDAVTLGLILGGVAVGGAVGAVIARKVAMTSMPQLVAAFHSLVGMAACLVAVAAIYTPAAYGIVGADGAIHGGSLIELSLGLAIGAITFTGSVIAFAKLNGNMGGAPILLPARHLLNIIIAVAIVALIVVLVASGGSAIWAFWGIFALSLLIGVTLIIPIGGADMPVVVSMLNSYSGWAAAALGFTLENTTLIITGALVGSSGAILSYIMCKGMNRSFVSVILGGFGADAAAAGPGGKVETRPVKQGSADDAAFIMKNASKVIIVPGYGMAVSQAQHALREMADKLKEEGVEVKYAIHPVAGRMPGHMNVLLAEANVPYDEVFELEDINSEFSTADVAFVIGANDVTNPAAKTDPTSAIFGMPILDVEKARTVLFVKRGMASGYAGVENELFFRDNTMMLFGDAKKMVEGILKGL, from the coding sequence ATGAACGCCAATCTCGCCGCCATTCTCTACATCGTCTCGGGGGTGCTGTTCATCCTCGCCCTTCGCGGCCTGTCCAGCCCGGTGACCAGCCAGGCGGGCAACCGTAACGGCATGATCGGCATGGCCATCGCCGTCGGCACCACCCTGGCCACGCTCTGGAGCCAGGGCGCGCTGGACGCCGTGACCCTGGGCCTGATCCTCGGCGGCGTCGCCGTCGGGGGCGCGGTCGGTGCGGTGATCGCCCGCAAGGTCGCCATGACTTCGATGCCGCAGCTGGTCGCCGCCTTCCACAGCCTGGTCGGCATGGCCGCCTGTCTGGTGGCCGTGGCCGCCATCTATACGCCCGCCGCCTACGGCATCGTGGGTGCGGACGGCGCCATCCACGGGGGCAGCCTGATCGAGCTGTCGCTGGGTCTGGCCATCGGCGCCATCACCTTCACCGGTTCGGTCATCGCCTTCGCCAAGCTGAACGGCAACATGGGCGGGGCTCCGATCCTGCTGCCGGCGCGTCACCTGCTGAACATCATCATCGCGGTCGCCATCGTGGCCCTGATCGTGGTGCTGGTCGCCAGCGGCGGTTCGGCGATCTGGGCCTTCTGGGGCATCTTCGCTCTGAGCCTGCTGATCGGCGTCACCCTGATCATCCCGATCGGCGGCGCGGACATGCCCGTCGTGGTGTCGATGCTGAACAGCTATTCCGGCTGGGCGGCGGCGGCCCTGGGCTTCACGCTGGAGAACACCACCCTCATCATCACCGGCGCCCTGGTCGGCTCGTCGGGCGCGATCCTGTCCTACATCATGTGTAAGGGCATGAACCGTTCGTTCGTCTCGGTGATCCTGGGCGGCTTCGGCGCTGACGCCGCCGCCGCCGGCCCTGGCGGCAAGGTCGAGACGCGCCCCGTCAAGCAGGGCTCGGCCGACGACGCGGCCTTCATCATGAAGAACGCCTCGAAGGTCATCATCGTCCCGGGCTACGGCATGGCCGTCTCTCAGGCCCAGCATGCTCTGCGCGAAATGGCCGACAAGCTGAAGGAGGAGGGCGTCGAGGTGAAGTACGCCATCCACCCCGTCGCCGGCCGCATGCCGGGCCACATGAACGTGCTGCTGGCCGAAGCCAACGTGCCTTATGACGAGGTCTTCGAGCTGGAGGACATCAACAGCGAGTTCTCGACGGCGGACGTCGCCTTCGTGATCGGCGCCAACGACGTCACCAACCCGGCGGCCAAGACCGACCCGACCAGCGCCATCTTCGGCATGCCGATCCTGGACGTGGAGAAGGCTCGTACGGTGCTGTTCGTGAAGCGCGGCATGGCCTCTGGCTATGCGGGCGTCGAGAACGAGCTGTTCTTCCGCGACAACACGATGATGCTGTTCGGCGACGCCAAGAAGATGGTCGAGGGGATCCTCAAAGGGCTTTGA
- a CDS encoding M3 family oligoendopeptidase, with product MNAPFKPAAPPEWNLADLYVGRDDPRIETDLAAAKAANDELASLEGMFLEARNEPQRLGVLLDRGITLYEQATNGLWGVGAYAALAASVARDDPAWAKFEADFRARSSQIAAESLFFTLELNQLEDGEIAKALEAHPDAARWAPWLRRVRLSRPHELSPELERFIVDKAPAVANWVRLYDETLAKLTAKAGDETLTLAEALNRMSDPSVERRKAAADGLAAALEARASTQALVLNTLAFEKQVEDRWRRFETPAQSRHLANEVDVDAVDALEQAVVDAYPRLSHRYYALKAKVMGVDALDYWDRNAPLTAAAPRAYAWDEAKGMVLESFQDLAPKFADAARVFFDKPWIDAKPRPGKQSGAFAHPVTADRHPFVFMNYMGERRDVLTLAHELGHAVHQTLCQPLGTLLADTPLTLAETASIFGEGLVFDRLLAEASPEDRKGLLAGKIEDGLNTVVRQIAFHRFERRFHEARQDGELSPDQIGALWLDVMGESLGPAVRLNAGYEHYWAYVSHFCHAPFYVYAYAFGDLLVRGLMEKRREDPATFAPLYEDLLAAGGTRTYLEALKPFGLNPRDKAFWAAGCAQLERLVDEFETLV from the coding sequence ATGAACGCGCCCTTCAAGCCCGCCGCCCCGCCCGAATGGAACCTGGCCGACCTCTATGTCGGTCGCGACGACCCTCGCATCGAGACCGATCTTGCCGCCGCCAAGGCCGCCAATGACGAGCTGGCCTCGCTGGAGGGGATGTTCCTGGAGGCCCGCAACGAGCCCCAGCGCCTGGGCGTGCTGCTGGACCGAGGGATCACGCTCTATGAGCAGGCCACCAACGGCCTGTGGGGCGTCGGGGCTTACGCCGCGCTCGCGGCGTCCGTCGCGCGGGATGACCCGGCCTGGGCCAAGTTCGAGGCCGATTTTCGGGCTCGCTCGTCCCAGATCGCCGCCGAGAGCCTGTTCTTCACGCTGGAGCTGAACCAGCTGGAGGACGGCGAGATCGCCAAGGCGCTTGAGGCGCATCCGGACGCAGCGCGATGGGCGCCGTGGCTGCGTCGCGTGCGCCTGTCGCGGCCGCACGAGCTGTCGCCCGAGCTGGAACGCTTCATCGTCGACAAGGCCCCGGCGGTCGCCAACTGGGTGCGTCTCTACGACGAGACCCTGGCCAAGCTGACGGCCAAGGCCGGCGATGAGACCCTGACCCTCGCCGAGGCCCTCAACCGCATGTCCGATCCGAGCGTCGAGCGCCGCAAGGCCGCCGCCGACGGTCTGGCCGCGGCGCTGGAGGCGCGCGCGTCCACCCAAGCGCTGGTGCTGAACACCCTGGCCTTCGAAAAGCAGGTCGAGGACCGCTGGCGTCGCTTTGAGACGCCGGCCCAGTCGCGCCACCTGGCCAACGAGGTCGACGTCGACGCCGTCGACGCCCTGGAGCAGGCGGTGGTCGACGCCTATCCGCGCCTGTCGCATCGCTACTACGCCCTAAAGGCCAAGGTCATGGGCGTCGACGCGCTGGACTACTGGGATCGCAACGCGCCGCTCACCGCTGCCGCGCCGCGCGCGTACGCCTGGGACGAGGCCAAGGGCATGGTGCTGGAGAGCTTCCAGGATCTGGCGCCCAAGTTCGCCGACGCCGCCCGGGTCTTCTTCGACAAGCCCTGGATCGACGCCAAGCCGCGTCCGGGCAAGCAGTCGGGGGCTTTCGCCCATCCGGTGACGGCCGACCGCCATCCGTTCGTGTTCATGAACTATATGGGCGAGCGCAGGGACGTGCTCACCCTGGCGCATGAGCTGGGTCACGCCGTCCATCAGACGCTGTGCCAGCCGCTCGGCACACTGTTGGCCGACACGCCTCTGACCCTGGCCGAGACCGCGTCGATCTTTGGTGAGGGGCTGGTGTTTGACCGCCTCCTGGCCGAGGCCTCGCCCGAAGACCGCAAGGGCCTGTTGGCCGGCAAGATCGAGGACGGCCTCAACACGGTGGTCCGCCAGATCGCCTTCCACCGGTTCGAACGCCGCTTCCATGAGGCGCGGCAGGACGGCGAGCTGTCGCCCGATCAGATCGGCGCCTTGTGGCTGGACGTCATGGGTGAGAGCCTGGGGCCGGCGGTGAGGTTGAACGCTGGCTACGAGCACTATTGGGCCTATGTCAGCCACTTCTGCCACGCGCCGTTCTACGTCTATGCCTATGCTTTCGGGGATCTCCTGGTCCGGGGCCTGATGGAAAAGCGCCGCGAGGATCCCGCGACGTTTGCGCCGCTTTACGAGGATCTCCTCGCGGCGGGCGGTACGCGTACCTATTTGGAGGCCCTGAAGCCTTTCGGGCTGAACCCGAGGGACAAGGCTTTCTGGGCCGCCGGCTGCGCCCAACTCGAGCGGCTGGTCGACGAGTTCGAAACCCTGGTGTGA
- a CDS encoding proton-translocating transhydrogenase family protein, translating into MEAVDPTVFRLAIFVLAIFVGYYVVWSVTPALHTPLMAVTNAISSVIIVGALLAAAAHGANSDLAGGAIAGSTWISKGAGAIAAAFAAVNIFGGFLVTQRMLAMYKKKEKK; encoded by the coding sequence ATGGAAGCCGTAGACCCCACCGTGTTCCGTCTGGCGATCTTCGTGCTCGCCATTTTCGTCGGCTACTACGTCGTCTGGAGCGTGACGCCCGCGCTGCACACGCCGCTGATGGCTGTGACCAACGCCATTTCGTCAGTGATCATCGTCGGCGCCCTGCTGGCCGCTGCGGCCCATGGCGCCAATTCCGACCTGGCCGGCGGCGCCATCGCCGGCTCGACCTGGATCTCCAAGGGGGCCGGCGCGATCGCTGCAGCCTTCGCGGCGGTCAACATCTTCGGCGGCTTCTTGGTCACCCAGCGCATGCTGGCGATGTACAAGAAGAAAGAGAAGAAGTGA
- a CDS encoding Re/Si-specific NAD(P)(+) transhydrogenase subunit alpha codes for MPMAVIAVTKETRANETRVAATPETVKKLGAAGFSVVVQAGAGTAASYLDADYEAAGAKIAKTAKDALKDADVLFKVRAPESAEIAALKKGAIVAAALNPYQDKETLDALAKAGATAIAMEFIPRITRAQVMDMLSSQANLAGYRSVIEGAEAYGKALPMMMTAAGTVAAAKVFIMGVGVAGLQAIATARRLGAVVTATDVRPATKEQVESLGAKFLAVEDEEFKNAQTAGGYAKEMSKEYQAKQAELVSSHIAKQDIVITTALIPGRPAPKLVSAAQVASMKPGSILVDLAIEQGGNVEGAKLNETVVTANGAKILGHANLPGRIAADASALYARNLFALSSLFTNKEGAFAPNFEDEILQAAVVTRDGAIVHPNLKTA; via the coding sequence ATGCCGATGGCCGTCATCGCCGTCACGAAAGAGACCCGCGCCAACGAAACGCGGGTCGCCGCTACGCCTGAAACCGTCAAGAAGCTCGGCGCCGCCGGCTTCTCGGTGGTGGTTCAGGCCGGAGCTGGGACGGCCGCGTCCTATCTGGACGCCGACTATGAAGCGGCGGGCGCCAAGATCGCCAAGACGGCGAAGGACGCCCTGAAGGACGCTGACGTCCTGTTCAAGGTGCGCGCGCCTGAGTCGGCCGAAATCGCGGCCCTGAAAAAGGGCGCCATCGTCGCCGCAGCGCTCAATCCCTATCAGGACAAGGAAACGCTGGACGCCCTGGCCAAGGCCGGCGCCACGGCGATCGCCATGGAGTTCATCCCGCGCATCACCCGGGCGCAGGTCATGGACATGCTGTCGTCTCAGGCCAACCTCGCGGGCTACCGCTCGGTGATCGAAGGGGCCGAGGCCTATGGCAAGGCGCTGCCAATGATGATGACCGCCGCCGGCACCGTCGCCGCGGCCAAGGTGTTCATCATGGGCGTCGGCGTCGCGGGTCTGCAGGCCATCGCCACCGCGCGCCGATTGGGCGCGGTGGTCACCGCTACCGACGTGCGTCCGGCCACCAAGGAGCAGGTCGAGTCGCTGGGCGCCAAGTTCCTGGCCGTCGAGGACGAAGAGTTCAAGAACGCCCAGACCGCCGGCGGCTACGCCAAGGAGATGTCCAAGGAGTACCAGGCCAAGCAGGCCGAGCTGGTCTCCAGCCACATCGCCAAGCAGGACATCGTCATCACCACGGCCCTGATTCCGGGCCGTCCGGCGCCCAAGCTGGTCAGCGCCGCCCAGGTCGCCTCGATGAAGCCGGGCTCGATCCTGGTCGACCTGGCGATCGAGCAGGGCGGCAATGTCGAGGGCGCCAAGCTCAACGAGACGGTCGTCACCGCCAACGGCGCCAAGATCCTCGGCCACGCCAACCTGCCGGGCCGCATCGCCGCTGACGCCAGCGCGCTCTACGCCCGCAACCTGTTCGCGCTGTCGTCGCTGTTCACGAACAAGGAGGGCGCCTTCGCCCCCAACTTCGAGGACGAGATCCTGCAGGCCGCCGTCGTCACCCGTGACGGGGCGATCGTGCATCCGAACCTGAAGACCGCCTAA
- a CDS encoding PaaI family thioesterase, producing the protein MSDDLTDAQTAAIPDGFSQLNWSRGFGRQIGPLFEHREGPGQARLAFRVEEHHTNGLGNCHGGMLMSFADMAWGRIISLQKSYSWVTVRLMCDFLSGAKLGDWVEGEGELIGEEDLLFTVRGRIWSGDRTLITGTGVFKALSPRKPRPGELAYKEEA; encoded by the coding sequence ATGTCCGACGATCTGACAGACGCCCAAACAGCCGCGATTCCGGACGGCTTTTCCCAACTCAATTGGTCACGGGGCTTTGGCCGCCAGATTGGGCCGCTGTTCGAGCACCGCGAGGGGCCCGGCCAGGCGCGCCTGGCGTTCCGCGTGGAGGAGCACCACACCAACGGCCTGGGCAACTGCCACGGCGGCATGTTGATGAGCTTCGCCGACATGGCCTGGGGGCGGATCATCTCGCTGCAGAAGTCCTACAGCTGGGTGACCGTACGCTTGATGTGCGACTTCCTTTCGGGCGCCAAGCTCGGCGACTGGGTGGAAGGCGAGGGGGAGCTGATCGGCGAGGAGGACTTGCTGTTCACGGTTCGCGGCCGGATCTGGTCTGGCGATCGGACCCTGATCACCGGCACCGGCGTCTTCAAGGCGCTGAGCCCGCGAAAGCCGCGTCCCGGCGAATTGGCTTACAAGGAAGAGGCTTAA
- a CDS encoding alpha/beta fold hydrolase: MADDQSAPASLLAPFMGAPPPAPPWFDAAIADAPTRSMIPVEGANIELLTWGEVGKPGLLLLHGNGAHADWWSFIAPFFAKDWRVAAISWSGMGGSDWREAYTAELFAAEIFAAVEAAGLEAGGVKPVIVGHSFGGFPTLYCAARHADRLRGAILLDTTIQPPEKRWKGPPPRSGKGAPVYATQEEALARFRLAPPQGCENLYIADFIARRSLKETPDGWTWKFDPDLWRNFKMPDLGDLLPEVACPTALTWGERSNLMTDETLAYMVGRMPESVLKLAIPDADHHVMVDQPLACVAGLRGLLARWP, encoded by the coding sequence ATGGCCGACGACCAATCCGCGCCGGCGTCGCTGCTTGCGCCGTTCATGGGCGCGCCGCCTCCGGCTCCGCCGTGGTTCGACGCTGCGATCGCTGACGCGCCGACGCGCTCGATGATCCCGGTCGAGGGGGCGAATATCGAGCTCTTGACCTGGGGCGAGGTTGGCAAGCCGGGTCTGCTGCTGTTGCACGGCAATGGCGCGCACGCCGACTGGTGGAGCTTCATCGCGCCGTTCTTCGCCAAGGACTGGCGCGTGGCGGCGATCTCGTGGTCGGGCATGGGCGGCAGTGACTGGAGAGAAGCCTACACCGCCGAACTTTTCGCCGCGGAGATTTTCGCAGCCGTCGAGGCGGCCGGCCTGGAGGCGGGAGGCGTCAAGCCGGTGATCGTGGGCCACTCCTTCGGGGGCTTCCCGACGTTGTACTGCGCCGCGCGGCACGCCGATCGTCTGCGCGGAGCGATCCTGCTCGACACGACGATCCAGCCTCCCGAGAAGCGCTGGAAGGGGCCCCCGCCGCGCTCCGGCAAGGGCGCGCCGGTCTACGCAACCCAGGAAGAGGCCTTGGCGCGTTTTCGCCTCGCCCCGCCGCAGGGGTGCGAGAACCTCTACATCGCCGACTTCATCGCCCGGCGCTCGCTGAAGGAAACCCCGGACGGGTGGACCTGGAAATTCGATCCGGATCTTTGGCGCAATTTCAAGATGCCGGACCTGGGCGACCTGTTGCCCGAGGTCGCCTGCCCAACCGCCCTGACCTGGGGGGAGCGGTCGAATCTGATGACCGACGAGACGCTCGCCTACATGGTCGGGCGCATGCCGGAAAGCGTCCTAAAGCTCGCCATTCCCGACGCCGACCATCACGTCATGGTCGACCAGCCCCTGGCCTGTGTCGCGGGATTACGCGGTTTGCTCGCCCGCTGGCCCTAA
- a CDS encoding glycosyltransferase family 9 protein — protein MPASKLQGPVLVYAPDRGIGDLMWHLPTIRAIAATTPEAKVVLVARPSSRASEVLKVEPAVERVLYAPHYKDRLKGVREALDFYRICQAQKPRAVWILEKIDRPAIAAALAGVPERRGFGLGHSQERFLTTGPFLPKAMRPAHRIDKLDAFEKAHGLVVDSREPALKLDPEALEAVRARYADRPGPWLCLGIGASEPARTWPAARFAETAKRLSDLFGTVFWVGGPQEAQIATASIGALPGNIAACDLPLDQSAALIALSAGFLGNDSGALNVAAAVGTPCIGLMGTAPVPAYSRWLSRLDGGQGRISDITVDEAVAAVRTRFVDEGWNNSRA, from the coding sequence TTGCCCGCATCGAAGCTCCAAGGCCCTGTCCTCGTCTATGCCCCCGACCGTGGGATTGGGGACTTGATGTGGCACTTGCCGACGATCCGCGCGATCGCGGCCACGACTCCCGAGGCCAAGGTGGTGCTGGTCGCTCGGCCGTCGAGCCGGGCGTCAGAGGTCCTCAAGGTCGAGCCGGCGGTCGAGCGGGTGCTCTATGCGCCTCACTACAAGGATCGCCTCAAGGGCGTTCGCGAGGCCCTCGACTTCTACAGGATCTGCCAGGCTCAGAAGCCGCGCGCGGTCTGGATCCTGGAGAAGATCGACCGCCCCGCCATCGCCGCGGCCCTGGCTGGGGTGCCCGAGCGGCGTGGCTTTGGCTTGGGACACAGCCAGGAGCGTTTTCTGACGACGGGGCCGTTCCTGCCGAAGGCCATGCGCCCGGCCCACCGGATCGACAAGCTCGACGCCTTTGAGAAGGCGCATGGCCTGGTGGTCGACAGTCGCGAACCGGCGCTGAAGCTTGACCCGGAGGCGCTGGAGGCCGTGCGGGCCAGATACGCGGATCGGCCTGGGCCCTGGTTATGCCTGGGGATCGGCGCCAGCGAGCCCGCGCGGACCTGGCCGGCGGCGCGCTTCGCCGAGACGGCAAAGCGGCTCTCGGATCTCTTTGGGACGGTGTTCTGGGTCGGTGGGCCGCAAGAGGCGCAGATCGCTACGGCGTCTATCGGCGCTTTGCCGGGAAACATCGCGGCCTGTGACCTGCCGCTCGACCAGTCTGCGGCGCTGATCGCGCTTTCCGCCGGCTTCCTTGGCAACGACTCCGGGGCGCTGAATGTCGCCGCCGCCGTGGGGACGCCGTGCATCGGATTGATGGGCACCGCGCCGGTGCCGGCCTATTCCCGATGGCTATCGCGCCTGGACGGCGGGCAGGGTCGGATTTCGGACATCACGGTCGATGAAGCGGTCGCAGCCGTGCGAACGCGCTTCGTCGACGAGGGCTGGAACAATTCGCGCGCTTGA